Below is a genomic region from Grus americana isolate bGruAme1 chromosome 26, bGruAme1.mat, whole genome shotgun sequence.
CagatataaattatttcaaaacaaaacagcatccCCTTCCATCCACCCACCTTTCACCTAACTCAGTTAATGCTCACTATTCATCTAGTTTGACTCCTCCAATAATGTTTTTCTAGGCTCAGATAATACTTACACATTAGTGTGCAGCTGAAAGTCTCCTGCCTTATATCCCAAGGCAAAGTTATTTTGCGAAAGCTTAGACTTGGCTGTATCAAAAGCCATCTGGTAGCCAGCAAGCCAGCCTTCATAGCCCAACACTGCCCAGCCATAGATGGTTGGTCCAGAGAGATCAATGTCTATGTTGCAACCTAGATTTACATATTCTCTTTTGTAGGAGGTCTTCAACTTTCCACTCTTCTTCCTGCGGAGAGAAACATGCCATTTTATCTGTATACAAGTATGTATTCTATGTAGTTTTAAATGACTGTAACGCCTACTCAAAACTTAACAGCTGCTGAAGAGGGCATGGGATATATTTACGTGGTGCCATGTTTTCCTCCACCATCTCAAACTCCTTAAAATCTTCCAAGaagcaaaaaagacaaaagcatttctgcttAATGCTCTAAAAACCATCGGGTTTCAAATTTTTCCTCTGCAAGTGAGTGCAACGTGTTATGGCATCATCAGTTTCTTTCAGGAGCATCCATGACATCCCTCACCAATAGCCGGCCTTTCTGTCCTTTGGTGACTTTTTGTCTACTCAGTTCTCTCCACCATTCCTTcagttgttttccttccttcttcactggtGGATACCAGTCTCCTCTATCAAAAACAAAATTTCCTCATCGTCTGGACATCATCCACTTAGCCTTTTTCTGTCCCTCTGGAGAagcctcttcctctctctccaatGTGTCTTTGTGCTTATTTTGCTATCAATTCAAACAATGTAACCAAGACAAAATTTTACCACCTCAATCCTCTCCCCaacctcctttctctcccactGAAGACATAGAACACTCTGCTGCCTGTCACTTGTACCCAGGCCTGGGGTCTCATTTTTTACTTAGCTTGTAATTCCTTACATCCAAGCAGTAGTTCaaactctgatttttctgataGGCTCTCCCCAACAATAAAGAAATACCAGTGATTATTTACAAAGCAGTCTCAAGCTTTGTGCATTATCCAGAATAAATGCTCCTCCTTTGCTCTACTGCctatcaaaaataaatacaaaataattgagaaagacaaaaaaagcactATTCCACTGCCTGTCATAGTACCTATGTGGTTCTACCTCCTCATTCAGTTGTGCAAAGACATCTGCCCAAAAgcatcaggaaaacaaataattttgctttgtgttcTTAAGGCACCGAGTTGACAGCAGTAGGAGCGTCAACACTATGAGAAAGATGGTACAAGTTAAGTGGTCCATGTGAGACCTAGCTGTTTAAGGGGAGTGTTACAAAAGTATAATACCTACTGCAGAAGAACAAATTTGCCAAAAAGCTGAAGAATCATTTTTAGCAGACCTTGGTCCTTCTAAGCCTGGTGTTATCCATTGCCTTCAAAATATTCTACAGTGTCTGCATAATAGGCTACGGTAAATTTTGAGTGTTTACACAACGACCAGATAAgcatttctaattaaaagttACTCCTTAGATAAGggtaacagaaaatatttacccCGTGTTTGGTACAAATGTAGTGTCAAGAGCCACCTTCAATCCTTCAGccaactgcaaagaaaaatagagatGTCTGCTCAGAACTCTGCTGAAACATGATTTGTTATATTCCACTACTATAGCTCTACTTCCTGTCTAAAAAGACGACAAAACATGACCATAATGTCTCCCACGAAATCTGAAGATGCTGTATGATGAGGGATTAAAATTTGGACTTTCTCCCCACAATGAGGCCCTGTAACAGCGCATGCTTTGTAGATAGGTTATTACAGGAAGATTTCAAATCTAGTGTTGACAAGAAAATTGAGAAACTATGTTAAAGAACAAAAACTGTTCAGTTCATGTTTGCTTATTCCCCTGTGGTTCCGACAATCCATACGGTAGCTCAAGAATCTCTCTCAGAATCTACAGGTGTTCTTTTAAGACACAATACTACTTGACAGGCCAAACCGCATACCTACCTCAGCTTTCACACCCTTGTTTTGAGCTGGACAGCATTTTCCATTGTAAAGCACAGGTAAAAGTACAAAACCCTAACTACAAAAATTGATGGCCATACACGGTGGAGGGCACCAGAGAACTTCTACTACCTTTGGCACCATTACCTTATGCTTCAGGCATTACGTGAAAAGCATAAAGCTATTCGAAAAATAATTCTGCGTTTTGAGAATGCTGTATGCTAGCAACCCTTTGTATAAGCAGTACCAAGCTGCAAACACTAATCTTTCTCTTCAAccttataaaatatatttaatctcAAGGCAGCCAAACTTAAGTCCTTGTGTGTTAGAGCATTTAAAACTGCGAGACccctcttttgttttccctgcatGACTGCAGCAGTGACAGTTCTACATAGCTAGAATGCATTTTCAAACAAGAACTCCTATTTGGAGTGGATAATAGTGATACTCATTCAACCAACTAGTTCATTTCGCACGCCCAGAACTGCAGTAACTCTGTACTTTTGGATCATTGCATAGCAGCACATTGCTGTGGGAATGCTTgcacccctcccacccccaaaattCATGATGCTCTCAGTCTGTGCTTTCTGCAAATACAcataatttcattctttttaataCTCCAGATAGTTTTGTGCAACTTTCACTCTTCAATGTTTTCTGCTCGATACTTTCTCATACcagttacagaaacattttcagagtaTCTACTTCCTCTTACCTGATCCTCCATGGAAACTTCTGTTCCCAGTGTATTGTCTGTGTTCCACTTCTGGGTGAATGTAAGTCCATAGTCTTTGATCTTATATTTGGTCTCTAGACTGCCTGAAGCCTTGCCTGTGTCTGTGTTGGAAGAACCAGTTGCAGTGAATTCCTGCCAAGAGCATAATATGAGTTTCAGCACTCTGATATTCAGTTACATGCAGTTTTTCCACTTGTCAAATGCCAGCACTCACACTTGCTACCCTTAGGCCTTTTGACAGAACCCTCAAAatcatcctcctcttccctaTCCCtaccaaaaataattatttttgcatcaCAAAACGCCACTCCTTTTGGCATCTCTGTTCTAGATGGTTCTTTTATTGAGGTGTGCTGATAGAGCCCTGGAACTTGCTTAGGTTGGAAAAAGCACTATTACACAAAGACCAAAAGCACTATTACACAAAGACCTGACAGCTTCACTTACTTTTCATCTGCATCATTATTTGATTACCTGCTCTCCCCTCTAAGTTTTTTCCTAACTTATCAACCAACCTCCCCCACACcgaaaaaaaccctttttcctCCATCATTTTTCTGCTCCAAGGTGGCAACTGTTATTTCAACATTCCACAGCTTGCTCTGTACCTTCACATAGGTCCATACCCAGATACAAAATGATACTCGTTTGGGATACAAAGCTCCTTGCATCCTTGGATTTTTCCTCACAATCTCCTCTAATTCCCTTTATCATGTTATCAGTACTGTCCCAATTGTGCATGAAACAGCACCTATTACAGTCTTCTGGAAATCCACTCTCCCTTAAGAAAAGCAATCCTACATCCAACTTACGCTGCTAGATGaatagcaagaggaaaaaaaaaaagattgatttttctctcatttctccaAACATCCtgtatgtttcttttctttttttttttttttcctccccaccttTCAGCAGTGAAAATGTCTTCTGGAGAATGGTCATTGATGCTTTTTACACCGACTACCACACCTTAACATTGTAGTTCCCCCTACCCTTTATACTGTTGTCACTTAGACTCTTCATGTACCATGTTGATGACTTTAGCAACTTCTCCCTCAACCCAACTTCTCTGTCATTACCTCAGCCAGCAACTACACTTTAGAAGCTAGGTCACCCCTTTGTAAGGCACCTTAAAATCGTAGACCTCTTCTCCTTCACAGTATCAGAAAATAACCTGACCCCAGTGGCACCTTGACATCTCTCCATCAGGCTGGTCCTTCGATGACTAGTGTAATTGAACCAACAACTTTGAATTGTGTATAATAAGTATTTTGTAACATGCTGTCCTATGCTGTTTGGCCAGTACCCCACACGTCAAAGCTTCCTGTTACTTAGGGAACTTGAAGTCTCAATAAATGTCTCTCCTTCTGGAATAACTCAGAGGTAGCCTACTCAGTGTTTCAGGCACAACAGAGTATAGAGTGATGAATAGGCATATTTTCGCAGTAGTAAGCTCGAGGTGTATGAGATTTTAAGAAGCATCTGAAAACTGATCTAATTTCAGTTGTCCTCATCTCTCAGATATTTTCATCGAAGAAAGATAATTAATCTGCCATTAGCTCTCCAAGTTACACCTTTTTTGAAGTTTAAATATTGAAAGATTCAGTGCTTAAGATATGGCAGTATCTGTTGCCAACACATCCCAGCTTTGGAACCCTGACTTTCCAGATCCGTCTCATTCCTGGATGCTGCATACATTACTTGCACAATTCTGAACTTTGCAGAGTGTACAAAAACTGTCTTTAAATAGTTTTGAAGTGCCAGGGAAGTACAGCCAGGTAACATTCCTTACACAccatggcaaaaaaacccaaacccaacaaaaacacaCAAGCTAATGCACTACTACAACAGCACAGCAGTTTTATAGCACATCTAGCCAGCTAACAAAAATACGTGATGCAAATGAGGACGCATTAGGCTATCCTTTAAGACATAATTGCTACACACTGCTCTAATGTCACTTCCACAAAGTCAGTGTAAAGACATCTCAAGCCTGCATCAGAATTCAGAAGTAACTTTCTTCTGATCTTAGGGCAGGTAACAATTAAAAAGGCCTGATTTGTTTCTCAGACCAAGCAGAGGAAAGATTGTAAAATGCcacagccaaaggaaaaaaccctgcccTGTCATACGATCAAAAGCCAAAGGATTTTGCCAGGTGTCAGAACTGGATCTGCTTCTGGAAGCAGAAGGTGCACAGTCAGCATCTGCTGCCATCAGTCTTTAGCTGTCTAAACTAGAGACATCTCATCAAACCATCTAGTGTAGAAGCATTTCTCGAATATTTTGTAGCTGAAAATCAAACACATTCTGGCTCCATGTCACACTCAAGCAGTCAAGCTCAGCTTCTCATTGACCTTCTAGTCTGTCATCTTCAGGAACACCATGCACTTACTAGGCCAAACCACTTGCAATCTATGAAACAATTACAACCAATAGACACTATCATTGTTGTTTCCTAGGTCCATgggaaaaacacccaaaacatttctgtatcaTAACAATCAGAGGTACTATTAGTACCCAAGTATGAATTAGATCTCATGCTTTGTTCCTAACCTCGCCTCCATCCCCAAAACCCCATTTTGCTGCAGCAGAATGCTCATTAGAAACACTAACGAGCACAAAACCTGAAGCAACAGACTACTGTATCAATACCATATCTATCTTGTTTTCCCTCCTGCCATTTTTACAGTGTTCTTATTGTGGATTGTTAGACAAAGATTGCAAGTGGCTTTACATACATGGATCATACAGCAGATTAAGAGCTACAGACACAGTCAAATGTCATGACGTGGATGGTAACGTGACTAAAACCAATGGAACAGTTTATGAACGACAGTATGCACCACAGAAAACCTCACTAGACAAAGCAATAAAGAACCAACATGCCAAACCAGTCATTATTCTTACCAGCTGGATAAACATCCAACACGGAAGTtgcatggaaaaggaaaagcccaTTTTAGAACTTAATACAGTTGTTCATGTTCTGTCACATTCAGAAGACAGCATAATTAACCATTAGCATATTATTTGAGAATCAAAACTTCCAGCCAGGAAAACTATGCACATACCATGAGATGTCAGTAACCGGTAGGAGTCATAGTATAGAGACCACATAGTTCCTCGTGCACAACCAAGTAATCCATCAAAAGCTCAA
It encodes:
- the VDAC3 gene encoding voltage-dependent anion-selective channel protein 3 isoform X2; translated protein: MAVPPSYSDLGKSARDVFNKGYGFGMVKLELKTKSSSGVEFTATGSSNTDTGKASGSLETKYKIKDYGLTFTQKWNTDNTLGTEVSMEDQLAEGLKVALDTTFVPNTGKKSGKLKTSYKREYVNLGCNIDIDLSGPTIYGWAVLGYEGWLAGYQMAFDTAKSKLSQNNFALGYKAGDFQLHTNVNDGTEFGGSIYQKVNNKVETSVNLAWTAGSNNTRFGIAAKYQLDEKTSIVAKVNNASLIGIGYTHALRHGVKLTLSGLVDGKNFSAGGHKVGLGFELEA
- the VDAC3 gene encoding voltage-dependent anion-selective channel protein 3 isoform X3 is translated as MGFSFSMQLPCWMFIQLEFTATGSSNTDTGKASGSLETKYKIKDYGLTFTQKWNTDNTLGTEVSMEDQLAEGLKVALDTTFVPNTGKKSGKLKTSYKREYVNLGCNIDIDLSGPTIYGWAVLGYEGWLAGYQMAFDTAKSKLSQNNFALGYKAGDFQLHTNVNDGTEFGGSIYQKVNNKVETSVNLAWTAGSNNTRFGIAAKYQLDEKTSIVAKVNNASLIGIGYTHALRHGVKLTLSGLVDGKNFSAGGHKVGLGFELEA